Part of the Deinococcus roseus genome, ATCGGGGTTGCCTGTTCCCATGCCCAGCACCCGTGCAGCATTCAGGACAGCCTGTTTTTCTGCTGCCCTGAGGGTGTCTGCCTGCCCCAGTCCATCCCGGGTGATGTGGCGGATGCGAATTCGCGCCCGAACCGTGGGATGTTCCACGTCGAAGACATCGAGCTCCAGACTCCAGTCATGTTCAAACAGCGTGTTGAGGCGTTCCAGCACTTCGTTGCTGTCATCGCGGGTGAGGGGAGCACGAAGGTTCTGGAACTGCTCCGGGGTGAGGAAGTCCATACACGACATTTTAGGGGATTTTTCTGGATATGGAAGGCAGGAACCTCGCAATCAGAGGACCAGCAAAAGACAGCAGGAGGCCCAGCACAGGCCTCCTGCTGCAAAATCATCTTTTCTTGAGGGCCTGCTGCAGGATCTGGGGATTGAGCAGGTACCCAAATCCAGCCCGGTTCAGGCTGCGTACCACTTCCTCAGCAGTCATGTTCAGGCTTTCAGCGGTTTGCCCGATGTGCCAGTGGTGCCTGGACAGCTGCGAGAGCCACCAGGCCCGTTTGGTCTGGTCTGCGCCCAGCTGGAAGGTCTTGAGGTACAGCACCTCGCCGTCAGAACGCACCAGGCGCTCTCCGATGGTGTTGGTGGCATTCAGGTCCAGCTCGGTCATGAAACGCTCCAGGCGCAATTGTGCAGGCTTGTAGATGGTTTCTCCGATGATGTTGCGCTGCAGCAAATCCAGCCCCATCACCCGGGTGCTGAATTCTGCCCACTGGTCTCGGGCGGCGTGCAAAGCCTGACGGAGTTCTGCAAGGGTCTTTTTGCCTGCCACCTCCAGTTTGATGTTTAAATCCTGGGCCTGGGACCACAGGGCGTACTGGTAAATCAATTCTCCATAAAAATCGTCCAGCAGGGTCTGGTGCAGGGCACGGTAATCCTCGGGTGTGGGGACCACAAAAGCACTGGCCAGTTTTTCTGCGGTGTAAATCAGAACACCCACCTGCCCTTCGTGGATTTCAAAGGTGCGCAAAGCGTCTTCAAACATGAACAGTGAGCGCCCGGAAACTGCCCTTTCACTGCGAATCCCCAGTCCGTGCTGTTTGGCAAAACGGGAGTATTCCAGCCAGGCAATGTCAGGCCCTCCGAAATACAGGGCCAGAAAAGCCTCCATGCTCAGGTGCAGGGGCAAAAGGCGCACCGAATTGGCATTCTGGCGTTTCACCATGCGCTGGTGGGTGGTGACCGTGAAACCTCCAGCAAACCTGTCCGTTTTTGTGCCTTTGCTGAGCTGCGCCCCAAAGCTGATGGTTGCCTCGTTGCCTTTGGCCCAGTTCAGAATGTACCCGTGGGGAATGAAAGACCAGTATTCGGTGCCGTCATTCAACTGGACACGGCTCAGGTCCTGCTGGTAACGCTCATGGGTGATGCGCACGTCCTGACAGGGCTTCTCACGGATCAGGGGCACCAGCCTGAAAGCCCCACACACCTGGGAGGGGGCAGCACGCAGGCCTTGCAGATTGAGGGTGTCGTTGATTTTCATGACAGTCCTCCTGCAGCAGAAAGCAGCGCGTCCACACGCCCCTGCAGGTAGGTTTCCAGTTCAAGCAGGGTGCTTTTTCCAGTGCTGAAGCGGGCAAAAGCCAGGGTGGTCCCCAGATCCTCGCCTGCCCTCAGGCCCAGCGCAGGAAGGTCTTTGACCAGCGGCTTCACCTGATAATTTTCGGCATCAAACACCGGGCTCAGGTGAAAAATCTGGGCTTTTCCGCCCATCTGGCGGTACCCCTGGTAAATTTGCTCGAAGGCTCCGGGGACATCATTTTCACAGGCATCGCTGACGATCAGGACGGTCTGTGCTCCCCATTCCAGGGCATCCAGCAGGCGTTCTGCCAGAAAGGTCTGGCCTTTTGCATGGTTGAGCAACTGCTTTTTGACAGGGCGGGTCCAGAAAGCGCGGTAATCCTTGCAGGCATTCTGCAGCAGCACATCCACAGACAGGGCCACCGCCAGAGGGCGGTTTTTCTTCACCCTGGAGCCACTGGAAGAATAGGAGTTGTCCAGAATCGCAGCCATTTTGTGGTCTGGCAGGGGCAACTTGCCGTTCTGGCGCAGGATGGCATGGGCAGAGCGCTGCAGAAAACCCGTCAGCTCCTCTTCCCTGTTTCTGCGGTCATCCAGGGTAAGGCCCAGCACGTAAACACACAGCTCAGTCAGGCTGAGCTTTTCGGGATTCAGCTGGATTTTGCCTGCACTGCTGCTTTGCAGGCGCAGGCGTTCCCGGTCGGTCATTTTGCCCTCAATGCGCTTTAAAAACTCAGCTCTGGGAATCTGGTGCTTTGCAGCCAGCCCTTCTGCAATGGAATAAGGCAAATCATAGAGGGCTTCTTTGCTGTAATGGGCCCTTCTGAATTGTTCCAGCAACGGGGTCACAAAGGGCTTTTTGATCCCCTCAAACAGAAAAGCAGACACCTCACCCGAGGGTTTCACATGGGCATGCTGCATGGCCGCTTTCACTTTGCGGCGGTACTTCAGGGCATCAAAAGGCAGGTCTTTGCGGCCAGCAATGAAGGTAGCAATCACCTTGCGGGTGCGGCGGTTGTTGACTTTCCCCCCCTGCAGGCGCTGCAACAGTTTCCAGGCCCTCTGCGGAGGAAGCTGTTTTAAGGCAGCGGTGATCAAACGGTTTTCCAGCAGTCTGAATTCTGCAGGACAATCTTTCCCGGAGCTCAGAAGCTGGTAAATCACCTCCTGCTGGTTGTGGTGGTTCAGGCCTGCCGCCAGCGTTCTGGCATACAGGGTGCGGTAATTTCCACAGATGTACTGGTGCAGAAACCTGAGAGACACCCGCTGCTCCTGTTCTGAACTGTAAAATTCCTGCTGTGAGGTGGCAGCAGCGCAGGCGTTCAGGAAAAGGCTCAGGTCTTCGCGGGTGATGTCCATAAATCAGGGTCTCCTTGGGATGGGCTGTTCGCAACCCATCAAAACAAAATACAGCCTGACCGGGGAGGGTGCAGGGCGACGGAAGTTTCAGGCTACAAAGGCTTGTCTCGGAAGTCACCCATCAGTCCCACGGTCAGGCTGATGTTTCAATTTTAGGTTCTGGCCCTCAGAAAAGACAATGTGCAATTGCCGTAAGCCATTCGGGCAGGCTCAGGTGGTTTCAGGCAGCTCAGTCTGCAGAGGACCGTGAAGAGGAAGCCTGCGATTCGGTGATCATGCGGATGAATTCCCCGGTGATTTCGGGATCCAGGAAGGTGCCCGATTCTTTCTGCAGGATCTCACAGGCATTTT contains:
- a CDS encoding ARPP-2 domain-containing protein, translating into MKINDTLNLQGLRAAPSQVCGAFRLVPLIREKPCQDVRITHERYQQDLSRVQLNDGTEYWSFIPHGYILNWAKGNEATISFGAQLSKGTKTDRFAGGFTVTTHQRMVKRQNANSVRLLPLHLSMEAFLALYFGGPDIAWLEYSRFAKQHGLGIRSERAVSGRSLFMFEDALRTFEIHEGQVGVLIYTAEKLASAFVVPTPEDYRALHQTLLDDFYGELIYQYALWSQAQDLNIKLEVAGKKTLAELRQALHAARDQWAEFSTRVMGLDLLQRNIIGETIYKPAQLRLERFMTELDLNATNTIGERLVRSDGEVLYLKTFQLGADQTKRAWWLSQLSRHHWHIGQTAESLNMTAEEVVRSLNRAGFGYLLNPQILQQALKKR